The uncultured Desulfatiglans sp. DNA window CAGACCTGGATGGGGCTTCAAACGATCGGCACAGGAGGCCGAGGCCCTTTCGCCGGTGAACGGGGTTATCGTCGAGGTCAACGGCGATCTGCGTGAAAAGCCGGCGATGGCGAATGCCGGTCCTTATGAGGCCGGATGGATGATGCTCGTGAGGACACCCGATATCAAGGGAACACTGGCGAACCTGATGACCGACGCCGACAGTATCGGATGGCTGAACCAGGAGGTGGGGCAGCTGGAAGGCATGATCGAGGAGGTGGCCGGACCTCTGGCGGCAGACGGTGGTACACTGGGTGAGGACATCTATGGGAACCTGCCGGGTCTTGATTGGGGCAACCTCCGGCGTGCCTTTCTGAAAAGCTGATCTCGAAGCGGGGCATCCTGCTGGGAGCCCGCCACGCAGCAAGTCTTTTTTTGGTGGTGAAGCGCGATGCAGCCGGGCGGGCCGGGCCCGGCTTGGAGGTCTTGTCCTGAAGGTGGATGTGGCGAAAGACCGAAACCAGCGGCCATAAACGACCGGTCCGAAAACGAGGTTTGGCGACGGGAATCAGCGGAGTCAACCCGTCGGGCGCATCCTGACGCTCGATCGTTGCAGAGGCGGGGATTGCAGGGAAGCCGAGGAAAACCGGGAAAGCCCGCTTGCCGGGGCAACCGGATCCAGGGAGGGATGCCATGGAAAAAGAGAGGGAGACCGGAAACCGGCTGGATGCGCGCCGTCCATGCAAGAGGCATGTGGAAGGATACATCGGATACAGACCGTGCACCCATGACTACCGCTGCGATGATTGCGAGTTCGAGCAGTTTTTCCTGGATCACTACCGGGTTCATGCGGTGGTTCAGCCCGTCGATACGATCAAGATCCGGGGGTTCGACGTGCCGCAGGGGTATTATTTTCATGCGGGCCACACGTGGGTAAAGGTCGAGGGAGACCAGACGGTGCGTATCGGGCTGGATGATTTCGCCTTCAAGGCGCTCGGCCCCTTCGATCGCCTCGATGTGCCGTTGATTGGAAAGGAGATCCATCAGGATCGTCCGGCCGTAACGGTTTATCGGGATGGACACCGCTCGGCCGTTCTTTCACCTCTGAGCGGTATCGTGACGGCTGTCAACCAGGATCTTCTCGAGGATGCCCGTGCGGCGTTCGACCATCCCTATGCCGACGGATGGCTTCTGACAGCCCATGCTACGGCACTCAGGAGCGATCTGAAACAGCTCATGATCGATCAGGAGACAAAAAGGTTTATGCGGAAAGAGGTCGACGAGTTGTTCGGTCTGATCGAGGAGACCCTGGGGCCTATGCCGAACGACGGGGGCGATATCCGGGGCGACCTGTACGGAGAAGCCCCGGAGATTGGCTGGGACAGGTTGAGCCGCCTGGTTTTCAAGGCGTGATACCGCGCACTTTCCGGATGGCAACCAGCTCCTGTCCGAAGGTTGCCTGCCTCAGACGGGACCCTGGACCGACAAACGGCGTGATTCAAGGAGTTTCTTCCGCCGCCCTGTCCAGTTCATCTTGGAGGAGAACCCTGCAATATCGGCAGAATGCCTGGGATTTGCGGTCGACATGCTCGATTTTGCGGCAATAGTGCATGATGCAGCGGGTTTCAGGGCAATGCTTGAGATTGAAGGTGTGGCCCAGTTCGTGGATGGCCTCCTTCATGAGGCGGCAGCGGAGTCGTTCAGGATCGCCTCCGGCAGGGATCCCCTCGCTCAGCCGGTGGGTGGAGACGATGCAGGCCCTGCCACCCAGTTGAGCTTCACCGTAGACGTGGGTGAGGATCGGAATGTACAGGTCGCGGTCGGTGACGGCGAGAATCTTCAAGGCATCGGGCGGGGCGAGTTCGGCAAGCCGGGTGAGGATCGCTGTCGAATGATATTGATCCCTTTGGATGTTGTAAGAGAAATCGATGCTGTCCAGGAGGGGCATGGCGACTGTCGGATAGCCGAAAAGACGGCTGATTTCGATGCCGATGGATTCGAGATAGGATTCCTGGCCGTCGCCTATGGAAGTCAGGACGATGATGGATGATGCTTTTCCTGGTTTCAATCCTGCTTCCTGATTCCGTAGCGCTTCATTTTGCTGTAAAGGGTCGACCGGTCTATACCCAATGTTTCCGAGCACTTGGATATATTCCACTGGTGTTGTTCAAGGATTTTAACGATGTGGGCCTTCTCAAGTTCTTTCAGGGACTGATCGGCGGGCTCGAGGGTCGTCTGGTCCGAACTGAAGATCGGCAGATGCTCAGGCAGGATGGTCAGGCCTTTGGCAACGACGACCGCCCGTTCGACAGCGTTTTCCAGTTCGCGGATATTGCCCGGCCATTCATAGAGCATCATCTCGTCCAGGGCGCCACGGCTGATCCGTTCGACCGGTTTGTTCGTCTCCTGCGCGAAACGGTGCAGGAAATGAGCGGCAAGCAGAGGGATGTCCTCCTTACGTTCCCTGAGGGGCGGCATCTCGAACGTAAACACGTTCAGGCGGTAGTAGAGATCCTCCCGGAAGCTCCTTTCCCGGATCGCCTGCTCCAGGTTGCGGTTGGTGGCTGCAATGACGCGGAAATCCACCTCGAGCGGCTGGGTGCTTCCGAGGCGGTAAAAGACGTGGTCCTCGAGGATCCGCAGAAGATCGATCTGCATCCGCATGCTGATCTCGCCGATCTCATCGAGAAAAAGGGTGCCGCCATGGGCCAGTTCGAACCGTCCCTTCTTGGTTTCTTTGGCATCGGTGAACGCCCCTTTCTGATAGCCGAACAACTCGCTTTCGAGCAGCTGTTCCGGAAAAGCGCCGCAGTTGATCGAGACGAAGGGCCCGGCGCAGCGGCGGCTAAGGGTGTGGACGGCCTTTGCGGCGAGGCCTTTGCCCGTGCCGGTTTCACCCCGGATCAGGACGGTCGAGTCGGTCGGGGCGACATCGCGGATCAGCTCGAAGACCTTCTGCATGGCCTTCGATTGGCCGATCATGCTCTCGAATCGAGTCCTTTCATGGACCTCCTGTCGGAGGTACTGGTTTTCGAGTGCCTGGAGCTGCTGTTTTTCGATCCGCTCGATCAGGATCCCGAGTTCGTCCGGATCGAACGGTTTCATCAGGTAGTCGGTGGCGCCGTGCTTCATGGCTTCGACCGCCGTGTTGACCGAACCGTACGCCGTGATCATGATGACGGCGATGTCAGGATCGTTCTCCTTGACAGTCTTCAGGACGTCCAGACCGCTCATGCCCCCCATCTTGATGTCCAGCAGAATGATATCGAAGCGGGATTCTTCCATCATCTCCAGGGCCTCTTCCCCGCTCGAAGCGGTCTTCAGCTGATGCCCGTCTCTTTCAAGCCACCCTGCCAAAGATTCCCTTACGATGAGTTCATCATCGACGATCAGGATCTTGCTGCCGCCCATGGAGCCCTCCTTGTTCGTTTTCGTTCTCGGACTGTTCCGCCGGCCGTTCTCTGTATCGGATCGCCGGCCGTTTCGTGCCGATCCCTATGCGCGGCGACCCCGTCCAGGCGGATCCCCGTGTTTGCTCCCCCGGGCCGGGGGGCGGCCTCCGAACGTCGAAGATGCCCCCGGGGGGACACATGTCGGCTCCAATCGAATGGCACCCCGTGGCCATGGGAGAAGGGCCGCCAAGCGGGACCCGCCTTTCCATCCGGACGTAAGGATTTTTCTTCGCAGCGGGCCCCGGGCTCGTCCATATCGAGCAAACAAGCCGTTTTTTCGCGCGGCGGCCCATCGGTCGGCTCCGTGCAAAGGTGCATTCCGTATGCCTCCTTTCTGGAGATTGGAGAGCCCATGGATTTGAATATATTTCCCCCGGCCTGAGAACGCCGCACTTTTCAGCACGCTGTTATACAGTTTCGGGCGCGCCCATCAGGCGTCCTGGCTCGACTCCCGATTCACCGGGAGTTTGACGAGAAAGGTCGTGCCCTTGTCCGGCTCCGACTGAACCTCGATGGTCCCGCCATGGTTTTCGATGATGCCGTAGGCCACGGAAAGACCCAATCCGACGCCCTTCCCTTTTGTCTTGGTGGTGAAGAAGGGCTCGAACAGTCGCGGGAGGTTTTCTTTGGGGATGCCGGGGCCGTTGTCTTCGAATGCAATGAAGATCTGGCCGTTCCCTTCGACGGTGCCGGTTTTGATGGTCAGTGTGCCGCTGGGCATCGCCTCCATGGCCTCGGCGGCGTTGGAAACGAGGTTCATAAAGATCTGCTGGAGGTGATCCTCCGAGCCCATGACCTCCGGAAGCCGGGGATCGAGGTCGATAATGACGTTTACATTGTGGATCTTGAGGAGATTCGAGTTCAGGAACAGGGTCTTCTGCAGCAGCCGGTTGAGATCGACGAGTTTCAATTCAATTTTCGACTGCCTGGAGAACGTGAGCAGGTTGGAAACGATCCGGCTGATCCGCCGGGTTTCCGTCTCCATGAGGTCAAGGTAGCGGGCGAATTTTTGAAGGTCCTCGGTCGTCAGGCGCCCCTCCTGGCTGATGCGTTTCATGAGCAGGATCAGGTTGAGGATGCCGGCTATGGGATTATTGATTTCGTGGACGACGGAAGCGGACAGCTTTCCCAAGGAGGCCATCTTGTCCTGATGCAAGAGTTTGGCGTGCGTCTCTTCGAGGGCCTTCGTCCGCTCCTCGACCATCCTCTCCAGACGCTGCGTGATGCGCTCTTCTTCCCGCTTCCGGTCGGTGATGTCGCGGCTGACTTCGATGAATTTCGATACCCGGCCGTTGTCCTCGAAGATGGGGAACATGGTGACTTCGGTGTAAATAGGCTGTCCGTCGCTGTCGATACGCGTGACGACCTGCTGTGAAGGCTCCCTGTTCCTGATGGCCTCGTTCATGGGGCAGAAGATGATACCTTCGTTGCAGGGCTGGTTGCCTTTCTGAAAGACCTCATGGCAGGAGTGTCCGACGACTTGTTCGCGGCTGTAGCCCATTTTGGTCAGAAAGGCCTCGTTCACCTCCACGATCTTTCTGTCCGGGGTGATGACGAGAATGAAGTCCTGAATTCCGTTGAGGATGGTTTCCATCTCGAGGCTGCGGTCACGCCATTTGGCCTCCTGAAGCCGGGTGGCCGCCCAGAACATCATAAAGACCGCGCGGGTCATGATGCGGATGTGATCGGGGCTGTGTTTGAGGACGTCGTCGGTGACCTTTTCGTCCCGGCAAAGGACCAGAATCAGTTGAATATCGAGGGATGGGTCGTAAAGCGCATGGTAATCCTCGAAGACTTTGAGCCCGATGGATTTCGCGAAGAGGACCGCCGGGCTCTCCGGGTCGGGGTCGACGACGGCGACATACCGGGCCTTGACATCCTCCTGAGAATAGGAACTGGTGGTCTTTTCGAGGACCTCGCGGGCTAGTTTTCCGCCGCCGACAATCCCGATATTCAGCAACGAAGGCGGGTGTTCGACCATGGATTCTTCTCCTTTGAGGGGGCTGGATTCGGATCGGCCGGGGATTGGCGCATGCCGTGGTGAAAGGACGAAACGCGTATCCGGCCGGAATTGCTTGATCCAGCGCGAGCCGAATGGAAACTAAGCGTTGATCGGGCGGCTGGGTGTGATTACAATAATCCTATAAGAGAATGGAGAAAAGGCGGTTCCCGGCTGGGAGCCAAATAAGATCCATCCGGGAATGATCCCCCGGAAAAACCCGGTTTCCAACCCGGAAATGAGAATCTTCTCTCCATACCCTTCGGGTGCTCAGTCCCCCCGCTTTGGCGCGGGGCTGGTCCCGTTTTTTTCAATATCAAGGAAATCAAGCGTTTACGCGGAGACGACCGGCAGGTCGCCGCACAAGCAAACGTGCAGATCGATGCCGAGATTGGCCAAAAAGACCATTTCCGAGTGGAAACAAAATAGCATCGGGGTGAGCTTGATTCAAGCCGTTTTTGGAAGAGGAATAGGGATCAGAGCGGCGTTTTTGCGTGTAAAGACGAGCGGTTCAGCCCGTAGCCGAGCCATATTTTGGTTGACAATTTTCGGCGCTCCGGAGTAAGGTGCGCTGTGGCAACTGGGGAGACCTGAGAAGGTCGCTTTTCTGACAGATTGCTTTGAGGAGAATGAGATGCCCGAGAATGTAGTAGGTTCCGTCATGGTTGTAGGCGGTGGGATCGCGGGGATGCAGGCGGCGTTGGATCTCGCGGATTCCGGATATTTTGTCCATCTGGTCGAGAAGTCTTCCGCCATCGGCGGTGTGATGAGCGAACTCGACAAGACATTTCCCACCAATGACTGCGCCATGTGAATTATCTCTCCTAAGCTGGTCGAGGTCGGCCGGCATCTGAATATCAATTTGATCACCTGCGCTGAAGTCGTGGATGTTGCGGGTGAGCAAGGTTCCTTCACCGTCACCCTGAACAAGACCCCCCGATACATCGATCCTTTGAAATGTACGGCCTGCGGGGATTGCGCCACAGTCTGTCCCGTCAACCTGCCGAGCGAATATGACCAGGGCCTTGCCGAGAGAAAGGCGACCTTCAAGAAATATGCCCAGGCGATTCCCGGCGCATTCTCCATTCAGAAGGCCGACAAGGCGCCCTGCCGATTGGCCTGCCCTGCCTGCCTGAATGTTCAGGGCTACGTGCAGATGGTCAAGCAGGGGAAGTACCAAGAGGCCCTGCGGATCATCATGGAGGATTTGCCTCTGCCCGGCGTGTTAGGGCGTATTTGCCCCCATGGATGTGAGGATGCCTGCCGCCGCTGCGAGGTGGACGATCCGGTGGCCATCCGGGACCTCAAACGACTGGCGGCGGACCGATTCGACCCGAGGGAGATCACGGTTTCCTGTCTTCCGAAACGGGGAGAAAAAGTGGCGATTATCGGCTCCGGCCCGGCAGGCCTGAGTGCGGCCTACCATCTCGCCAGGAAGGGCATCCAATCGACGATTTTCGAGGCGCTTCCCGCTGCGGGCGGAATGCTCCGCGTGGGGATTCCCGGTCACAGGCTGCCCCGTGAGGTTCTCGATCGGGAAATAGAGGTTGTTACGCGCCTGGGGGTCGAGATCAGGACCGGTATGGCGCTTGGCCGGGATATCACGTGCGAAGGCCTTTTCGAGGAAGGCTACGGGGCAGTCTTCCTGGCGATGGGGGCCCACAAGGGCATCCAACTGGGGATACCGGGGGAGAAGGCCCAGGGTGTTCGCCAGGGCGTCGACTTTCTGCGGGAAGTGAACTTGAAGGGAACGGCACCCGTAGGTCGAAAGGTCGCTATCGTCGGCGGCGGAAATGTCGCGATCGACGTGGCCCGTTCGGCGGTTCGGCTGGGGGCCGAGGAGGTCCACATCATCTACCGGCGTACACGGGCGGAAATGCCTGCCTGGGAAGAGGAGATCCGGGCGGCCGAAGATGAAGGGGCCAAGATCACCTATCTTGCCGCTCCGCAGGAGGCCCT harbors:
- a CDS encoding hypothetical protein (Evidence 5 : Unknown function), translated to MPENVVGSVMVVGGGIAGMQAALDLADSGYFVHLVEKSSAIGGVMSELDKTFPTNDCAM
- the zraR gene encoding Transcriptional regulatory protein ZraR, with protein sequence MGGSKILIVDDELIVRESLAGWLERDGHQLKTASSGEEALEMMEESRFDIILLDIKMGGMSGLDVLKTVKENDPDIAVIMITAYGSVNTAVEAMKHGATDYLMKPFDPDELGILIERIEKQQLQALENQYLRQEVHERTRFESMIGQSKAMQKVFELIRDVAPTDSTVLIRGETGTGKGLAAKAVHTLSRRCAGPFVSINCGAFPEQLLESELFGYQKGAFTDAKETKKGRFELAHGGTLFLDEIGEISMRMQIDLLRILEDHVFYRLGSTQPLEVDFRVIAATNRNLEQAIRERSFREDLYYRLNVFTFEMPPLRERKEDIPLLAAHFLHRFAQETNKPVERISRGALDEMMLYEWPGNIRELENAVERAVVVAKGLTILPEHLPIFSSDQTTLEPADQSLKELEKAHIVKILEQHQWNISKCSETLGIDRSTLYSKMKRYGIRKQD
- a CDS encoding conserved hypothetical protein (Evidence 4 : Unknown function but conserved in other organisms), whose protein sequence is MEKERETGNRLDARRPCKRHVEGYIGYRPCTHDYRCDDCEFEQFFLDHYRVHAVVQPVDTIKIRGFDVPQGYYFHAGHTWVKVEGDQTVRIGLDDFAFKALGPFDRLDVPLIGKEIHQDRPAVTVYRDGHRSAVLSPLSGIVTAVNQDLLEDARAAFDHPYADGWLLTAHATALRSDLKQLMIDQETKRFMRKEVDELFGLIEETLGPMPNDGGDIRGDLYGEAPEIGWDRLSRLVFKA
- a CDS encoding conserved hypothetical protein (Evidence 4 : Unknown function but conserved in other organisms) — its product is MVEHPPSLLNIGIVGGGKLAREVLEKTTSSYSQEDVKARYVAVVDPDPESPAVLFAKSIGLKVFEDYHALYDPSLDIQLILVLCRDEKVTDDVLKHSPDHIRIMTRAVFMMFWAATRLQEAKWRDRSLEMETILNGIQDFILVITPDRKIVEVNEAFLTKMGYSREQVVGHSCHEVFQKGNQPCNEGIIFCPMNEAIRNREPSQQVVTRIDSDGQPIYTEVTMFPIFEDNGRVSKFIEVSRDITDRKREEERITQRLERMVEERTKALEETHAKLLHQDKMASLGKLSASVVHEINNPIAGILNLILLMKRISQEGRLTTEDLQKFARYLDLMETETRRISRIVSNLLTFSRQSKIELKLVDLNRLLQKTLFLNSNLLKIHNVNVIIDLDPRLPEVMGSEDHLQQIFMNLVSNAAEAMEAMPSGTLTIKTGTVEGNGQIFIAFEDNGPGIPKENLPRLFEPFFTTKTKGKGVGLGLSVAYGIIENHGGTIEVQSEPDKGTTFLVKLPVNRESSQDA
- a CDS encoding hypothetical protein (Evidence 5 : Unknown function) produces the protein MVLPLLDHLHVALNIQAGRAGQSAGRLVGLLNGECAGNRLGIFLEGRLSLGKALVIFARQVDGTDCGAIPAGRTFQRIDVSGGLVQGDGEGTLLTRNIHDFSAGDQIDIQMPADLDQLRRDNSHGAVIGGKCLVEFAHHTADGGRLLDQMDKISGIREIQRRLHPRDPTAYNHDGTYYILGHLILLKAICQKSDLLRSPQLPQRTLLRSAENCQPKYGSATG
- a CDS encoding hypothetical protein (Evidence 5 : Unknown function), with amino-acid sequence MLFCFHSEMVFLANLGIDLHVCLCGDLPVVSA
- a CDS encoding conserved hypothetical protein (Evidence 4 : Unknown function but conserved in other organisms) — encoded protein: MKPGKASSIIVLTSIGDGQESYLESIGIEISRLFGYPTVAMPLLDSIDFSYNIQRDQYHSTAILTRLAELAPPDALKILAVTDRDLYIPILTHVYGEAQLGGRACIVSTHRLSEGIPAGGDPERLRCRLMKEAIHELGHTFNLKHCPETRCIMHYCRKIEHVDRKSQAFCRYCRVLLQDELDRAAEETP